A stretch of DNA from Treponema primitia ZAS-1:
GGTTTCCCCACATGACCATTCATCCCTGCGGCAAGGCAGTTCTCTATATCTTCCCGGAATACATTCGCCGTCATGGCAACTATGGGGATGGTTTTAGCATTAGGGGCGTCAAGGGCGCGAATCCGCCGGGTCGCCTCGAAGCCATCCATTTCCGGCATCTGTACATCCATAAAAATCATATCGAAACTAAGGGGCGCTTCACTGAATAGACGCACCGCTTCTGCCCCGTTCCCGGCGGTGATAATTTCCAATTCCGTGGGCTCAAGCAATGCGCGTACTATTTCCTGGTTAATTTCCACGTCCTCCGCCAAGAGGAGACGGCGTCCCGCGAAGGATACGGCTTCATTGGTCTTTGTTTCCCCCTGGGAGACGGTTACGCCAAGGCAGTCGTTGATGAGGTCCGCAATGGGAGAGGGGAACAGGGGCTTTGGCAGGAATTTATCCACCCCCGCAGTTTTCGCTTCTTCCTGAATAGCATCCCATTCGGTGGAAGAAATCATTATTATTACGGACTTATTCTGTTTCAGTTCCTTGATTCGCCGGGATAATTCAATGCCGTTCATGCCCGGGGGCATCTTCCAGTCGATAAAATAAATGTCGTAAACACCGTTTACATCGATCATGCCCAGCGCTTCTTCCGCACTGGAGGCAACATCGCAGACGAAATTAAAACGCTCGGCAAGATCAGAAAAATAATCCCGGATTTCCGGCGCATCGTCCACCGCCAGGACCCGTATATTATCCCAATTCCTTCCCGGGCCAAGGAGATCCCGGTGTCCGGCTTTACCGGGGCGCGCTTTTATGGTAAAGATAAATGATGCGCCCTTGCCAAGCTCCGACTCTATCCAAATACTGCCGCCCATCATTTCGACGATCCGCTTTGAGATGGCGAGACCCAGGCCGGTACCGCCGAATTTCCGGGAGGTACTGCTTTCCGCTTGCTGGAAGGCGGTAAAAAGTTTTTTCTGCTGTTCCGGGCTTATGCCAATGCCGCTGTCCTTCACCTCAATCTGCAGGGTATATTCACCTTCAGATTCGCCAACCAGCTTAGTAGTCAGAGAAACGACGCCGCCTTCGGGGGTAAATTTTACGGCGTTACTCAACAGATTGGTGATGACCTGGGTCAGCCGCTGATCGTCTCCTATCAACACCGGGGGAATATCCTTATCAATATAAACTGAAAAAATTTGATGTTTTTCCTCTACCCGGAAGTTTATAACATTGGAAACCTTTTGCAGCATCCTTTCAAAATTGAATTCCTCATAGGACAGCTCCAGTTTGTTGGCCTCAATTTTTGACATATCCAATATTTCGTTAATGATCCCTAACAGGTGTTTTGAAGCATCTTCTATTTTGCTAAAGGCATAGTCCTTACGCTCCGTATCGGCTGTTTTTTCCCCTATGGTGGTCATGCCGATGATGGCGTTCATGGGGGTGCGGATTTCATGGCTCATGTTGGAGAGGAATTCACTCTTCGCCATGTTGGCGCGTTCCGCAGCCTTTTGACTAATCTGCAGTTCCTTTGTGCGCTCCTCTACCCGTACTTCAAGCTCCGCCGCCAGGGTACGCAGCTGAACCTCCGCTGAGTCCTGTTCGCGTATGTGCAAAATAATCCGCTTGCCAAGCAAAAGCAGAACCACCAGGCCGAAAAACCAGAGCGCGCCATGGGAGATACTCAGAAACGTTACGGTTACGCCGGCGGATTTTAA
This window harbors:
- a CDS encoding response regulator, yielding MAIGTNLSSKAAGKAVPIYIAAIIVFWTLIVSASLWLNISQTYEHARAFALIQARTAFEKDIVYRRWVSGLGGVYGKVGDSLPPNPYLANDKTRDIIGPNDVPMTKINPAYMTRLVHELGELASGVTGHITSNNPIRPGNEPDTWESEALYELENNPGKKEVTGEVIQDGKEYLRFIGPLVTEESCLSCHAFQGYTAGEQRGGISVNVPMAPFLKSAGVTVTFLSISHGALWFFGLVVLLLLGKRIILHIREQDSAEVQLRTLAAELEVRVEERTKELQISQKAAERANMAKSEFLSNMSHEIRTPMNAIIGMTTIGEKTADTERKDYAFSKIEDASKHLLGIINEILDMSKIEANKLELSYEEFNFERMLQKVSNVINFRVEEKHQIFSVYIDKDIPPVLIGDDQRLTQVITNLLSNAVKFTPEGGVVSLTTKLVGESEGEYTLQIEVKDSGIGISPEQQKKLFTAFQQAESSTSRKFGGTGLGLAISKRIVEMMGGSIWIESELGKGASFIFTIKARPGKAGHRDLLGPGRNWDNIRVLAVDDAPEIRDYFSDLAERFNFVCDVASSAEEALGMIDVNGVYDIYFIDWKMPPGMNGIELSRRIKELKQNKSVIIMISSTEWDAIQEEAKTAGVDKFLPKPLFPSPIADLINDCLGVTVSQGETKTNEAVSFAGRRLLLAEDVEINQEIVRALLEPTELEIITAGNGAEAVRLFSEAPLSFDMIFMDVQMPEMDGFEATRRIRALDAPNAKTIPIVAMTANVFREDIENCLAAGMNGHVGKPLDLDEVLDKLRSYIL